A region from the Tachyglossus aculeatus isolate mTacAcu1 chromosome X2, mTacAcu1.pri, whole genome shotgun sequence genome encodes:
- the LOC119949179 gene encoding uncharacterized protein LOC119949179 — MQFVGKEVKYLGHLISEGSKKLDPARISGILQIQLPKTKRELRKFLGLVGWCVDRGVALGVLAQQWGRQWRPVAFLSKILDPVAQGWPTCVQAVAAMAIMVEESRKLTFGGSLVDLQESPIPDSVNLFIDGSSRVVEGKRRNGYAIIDGDKTAVVDLGELPNPWSAQTCELYALSRVLKLLKGREGNIYTDSKYAWGVIHVLGKIWEERGMINSQEKESAHTTLLQQVLKDLHLPKALAVVHVNGHQKGSSFEARGNRLADKEARRAGELGQRITDPILVLIPTFPSNLKPVSLSEKEAKGAQDLGAQKDEQGKWVLPDGREVLNEATTRQVLQHLHQGSH; from the exons ATATTTAGGCCACCTCATTAGCGAAGGTAGCAAGAAACTGGATCCAGCCCGAATTTCCGGAATACTCCAGATTCAGCTCCCCAAGACTAAGAGAGAATTGCGGAAATTCCTGGGGCTGGTGGGCTGGTG tgTGGACAGAGGGGTGGCTCTGGGAGTGTTAGCCCAACAATGGGGGAGGCAGTGGAGGCCGGTGGCTTTTCTTTCCAAGATCTTAGATCCAGTGGCTCAAGGGTGGCCTACCTGTGTGCAGGCTGTGGCCGCCATGGCCATCATGGTAGAAGAGAGCCGAAAACTGACATTTGGGGGCAGCCTGGTT GATCTACAGGAGTCTCCCATCCCTGACAGTGTCAATTTGTTTATAGATGGCTCTTCCCGAGTGGTGGAAGGGAAACGGAGAAATGGCTATGCAATTATCGATGGAGACAAAACGGCTGTGGTAGACCTGGGTGAACTTCCCAATCCTTGGTCAGCTCAGACCTGCGAATTATATGCACTAAGTCGGGTCCTGAAACTCCTGAAAGGCAGAGAAGGGAATATCTATACAGACTCCAAGTATGCCTGGGGAGTCATACATGTATTAGGAAaaatttgggaggaaagaggcaTGATCAATAGCCAGGAAAAAGAGTCAGCCCACACCACTCTATTACAACAGGTACTGAAGGATTTACATCTACCCAAAGCCCTGGCTGTAGTACATGTAAATGGCCACCAAAAGGGAAGCTCTTTCGAGGCTAGAGGGAACCGTCTGGCCGACAAGGAGGCAAGAAGGGCTGGAGAACTCGGGCAAAGAATAACTGACCCTATATTGGTCCTGATTCCTACGTTTCCTTCTAATTTGAAGCCTGTATCCCTATCAGAGAAAGAGGCAAAGGGGGCCCAAGATTTGGGAGCCCAGAAGGATGAGCAGGGGAAGTGGGTTCTCCCAGATGGAAGGGAGGTCCTTAATGAAGCCACAACAAGACAGGTATTACAGCACCTGCACCAAGGTAGCCATTGA